Genomic DNA from Leptospiraceae bacterium:
TTTTTAATTCCTGGGCATCTTTTTCTTCTAAAAATGCCAGTTGTTTGGCAGTATCGCTGTTTGGATCTATATCATCCTGAAACTCTGAGCTATTCGGGTCGGTAGTAAGGGCTTTGTTTAATTTCTCATCCATTTTTTCTGCCCCTTTCATCCGTTCTTCAGCCAGACGGGATTGCTCTTTTTGAATTACTTTCATCTTGGATTGGATAATACGCTTTTTCTGGAGTTCTTCCTGTTGTCTGCGAATGAAAGCGGCCTCTTCCGGTGTTACATAAATATTTCCGAGGATGGTTCTCCAGAGCCGAGTCATAAACGGAAGATATTTAAATAGAGATTCCATTTCCAATTTGGAAAATTCCTTTTTCTCTTCGGGACTCAGGTGGTCCATTACACCCATTCTGTCGAGTACCCTGAGCATAACATCATTTCCTGTGGCTTTGAACTCTTTTCTGGCACTTTCAAGAGCCTTTCTTGAACAGGATTTATGCAGGATGAATTCAAAATAATTTTTTTTATCCCCATATTCTGAGTATAGAATGTTTTCATTAGAAAGGATATGAGGGATCATTTCCTTGTCTAAAGCCTTTCCTTTTACTCGAATATTATTAATATCCACAACTTTACCGGAGTTCATTAGAAGCTTTAGAATCTCATCAATCTGGTCTTTCAGCTTATTCTTAACCATTTCCTCCTGGTAGTTTTCATAATAAGTGCCAAGAAGAATCAGCTCTTCCAATACCGTCTTTTGGTCTCCGTGTGAAGAATCTACGAATTTTAATAGGTTGGTTGCCAGGGCACCAAAGTCTTTATAATCTGAATCACGAATTTCGGAAACAATTCCAAGTTTAACCATCCCCGGAACAATCTGGGAACGAACATATTCTACATAGAAATTGATGCGGTCAATGATTTCTTCTCTGTCATTATAAAGATGGATTTTTCGATTCTGTTCTTTGTCTGTTTTATCATTTCGGAAAAATACCAGGGTTTTATCATCTACCAGTTTATCCAAAATCGGTTCAAGGTGAAGAAGGCGAGTCGCTTCTTTTTGCTCCTTTTTTGTATCCAGCTCGGAATTGAATAGTTTTGTAATATCAAAAGATGCATAGGTATCACATAATCTATTGGATTGGATTTTAGTAAAAATTAGATCTTTGAACTTATCTCCTTTATAAGGTTTTCGGTTCTGTTTTAAGGCTTTTTTTATGGACTCGATGCTTCTATCATTACAACCATTAATGTACCTCTGTGCGGAACCTGCATCGAGGTTTGTTGGACGTGCAAATACTGTATTCAGGGATAAAACCTTGGAAATATCTTCTACTTTGGCCGAGTTTGCGGGATCGAATTCCAGCACGGAAAGCTTTTTAATCAGGGGAGGGTTGTTTTTCAGACAGAGGTGGTGTATATACATCTCTGCCTGTTCAGTCTCTATTCCTACTTCCCTTGCCAATTGTTCTATATTAGGTAGGGCTCGGTTGGTTATAAAGCGTTCCGTCCATTCTCCTACTACTAAATAGAGTTTGTGTATTCCCTTAAAGTTAAAGTCCCTTCCTTCCTGTCCCTGAACCACCTGAAGGCCGGCATTATAGTCTACAACTCTAACGAATTTTGAAATATCAGTTTCTTCCAAGGTTTTCCTACTTATATTAAATCTTTTTTATACATTAATTCCGCATTTAAAATAGCTGCACCGGCAGCACCACGAATAGTATTGTGGCTGAAAACTACATATTTGAAATCAAATATTTTATCTTCCCTCAAACGTCCTACAGTTACTGCCATTCCTTTTCCTGTATCCAGATCCAGCCTGGGTTGTGGCCTATCGGTTTCCTCTCTATATATAATGGGTTTTTCCGGGGCCAGGGGAAGGTTTAACTTTTGAGGCTCCCCCTTAAATTCATTCCAGACTTTTAAAATTTCTTCTCTGGAAGCCTTTTTCTTTAACTTTATAGAGATGCAAACTGTATGTCCATCAAAAACCGGAACACGGTTACAATGTGCAGAAATTGGAAAATTTGCATTAACAATTTCTCCGTTTTTTACTTCTCCAAGACATTTAAGGGGTTCCTTTTCGGCCTTGTCTTCTTCCCCTCCGATAAAGGGAATTACATTTCCTAAAATATCCATACTGGGCACGCCCGGATAACCGGCTCCGGAAATGGCTTGCATGGAGAAAAGAGCCATGGATTCGATACCAAAATGTTCCATGAGAGGTTTTAAGGTAATGGTTACACCCATAATGGTACAGTTAGAATTCGTGATAATTTTTCCGGGTGTATCCTGAAATTTTAAGACTTCAAGGTGTTCCGGGTTCACTTCAGCGGAGAGAATCGGAACGTTTTTATCGTAGCGATGGTTTTTTGAATTAGAAATTACCATTACACCGGCTTTTGCAAATTCTGTTTCTACTTCTCCGGCAACGGTTGCGTCCATACCTGAGAAAACCAGTTTTACATCTTTCATTTGTTCAGGTATACATTCTACTATGGTAATATTTTTTGCATACTCAGGGATATTCCCTGAAATTTTCCAGCGGGAACTCATTACTTCCCCATAGGTTTTTCCCATACTCCTTTCGGATGCACCGAGAGCTACTACTTCGAAGAATTCATGATTCTCTAAAAGTTGTATAAACCTCTGTCCTACTGAACCTGTAGCACCTAAAATACCGACCTTGACTTTTCTCATATTTTATACCTTTTAAGGAATAGTTTTTGTACTACCCTCTGGAATAAAGTAATTTTTATTTTTCACTATCGAAGAATTTATCCTGAGTATTGCCTGTTTTTTCTATAATTCTATTTTCAAGGTGGAAAAAAAAACTCTTTATAAAAAAGTGAAACCTATGAAAAAAACCGAAAAAAAGAAATTATCTCTTATTTCTTTCGGGTTTTCCTTTTTATTACTTACAGGAACCATTCTTTCCGAGCCGATTTATTATATTCTCCAGGATTCTCTGGCTATCAAGCAAACAGAAGAGAATAAAAAAGTCAGAAAGCCCGCTCCGCTGGATCAGAGTCTTCCGGAAAACTGGAAGTTCGGAGAATGTATAGAAGACATTCCCGGTATGAAGTGCATACCCGCAGGAGAGTTTATCCGGGGAAGTAATCGTTTTGAAAAAGATGAAAGACCGGAAGAAAAGGTCTATTTATCTGAATATTATATAGACATTTATGAGGTAACTAATGAGGATTTTCAAAAATGTTTTGAGGCTGGTAAATGTAAAGATTGCCTTAAAACCGGAAAATGCAAGCAGGTTCGTCCGAATTACGGTTGGAGATATACCCGCCCTCAGCAACCTATGGTAGGAATTAGCTGGTATTCGGCAAAAGAATACTGTGAATTTGTAGGAAAGCGGTTACCTACAGAAGCAGAATGGGAAAAGGCTGCCAGGGGCCCGGACGGAAACCTTTATCCCTGGGGAAACGAAGTAGCTGATTGTAAGCGGGCTGTAATCGAAGAAAAAGGTCACAAGGGTTGTTTACCCCGGATAACCGAAAAAGACTGGCATATGCACACGGATAATGTGGGAACGAGGCCACCCGGAATATACGGTCTTTTTGATATGGCCGGAAATTCCTGGGAATGGGTAAGCGATTATTATACATCCTCCTATGCGAAATGTGGTGATTCCTGTCGGGGAAATGACCCAAAGGGTCCCTGTGAAGGAAAAGAACCCTGCAAGGGCTTTCATCGTAGAGTTGTAAAGGGAGGAGCCTGGTGGTGGCCGGGTTCGATTTCCAGGGCTTCCAGAAGACGTTCTCATATTCCGGAAAATCATCCGGAGTTTCACCATTTCGGTTTTCGCTGTGCAAAAGACTCCAAATACAGGAATTAATCTTCAGAATTCCAGAGGATCTGGTTTCGATATTTTGTTAGTAGATACATCATGCTTAGAAGGTGTTCGGTAGATTCATTGTTTTTTACGCAGGAAAGTAGGATGGAAAGTTTGCTATTTTTTAGTTTGAGTAAGGCCCGTTTTTCTTGTGATGAGCGGGCTGAATAATAATAGTATACCAGTACTCTTCTTATATCCGGATGATCTTCTTTTTTCGAAGTATTTAAGAATTTTCCTTCATTCTTCTCCAGCCATTCTTCTTCTTCCTGAAAGTCCTGATGAAAGAAACCTTTATGGCTAAAGGTAACCCTTTTTAGTTCCTTTCCTTCATTGAAGTAATAGATAATGGGAAATTTTGGACTGTTTT
This window encodes:
- the asd gene encoding aspartate-semialdehyde dehydrogenase, producing MRKVKVGILGATGSVGQRFIQLLENHEFFEVVALGASERSMGKTYGEVMSSRWKISGNIPEYAKNITIVECIPEQMKDVKLVFSGMDATVAGEVETEFAKAGVMVISNSKNHRYDKNVPILSAEVNPEHLEVLKFQDTPGKIITNSNCTIMGVTITLKPLMEHFGIESMALFSMQAISGAGYPGVPSMDILGNVIPFIGGEEDKAEKEPLKCLGEVKNGEIVNANFPISAHCNRVPVFDGHTVCISIKLKKKASREEILKVWNEFKGEPQKLNLPLAPEKPIIYREETDRPQPRLDLDTGKGMAVTVGRLREDKIFDFKYVVFSHNTIRGAAGAAILNAELMYKKDLI
- a CDS encoding SUMF1/EgtB/PvdO family nonheme iron enzyme — protein: MKKTEKKKLSLISFGFSFLLLTGTILSEPIYYILQDSLAIKQTEENKKVRKPAPLDQSLPENWKFGECIEDIPGMKCIPAGEFIRGSNRFEKDERPEEKVYLSEYYIDIYEVTNEDFQKCFEAGKCKDCLKTGKCKQVRPNYGWRYTRPQQPMVGISWYSAKEYCEFVGKRLPTEAEWEKAARGPDGNLYPWGNEVADCKRAVIEEKGHKGCLPRITEKDWHMHTDNVGTRPPGIYGLFDMAGNSWEWVSDYYTSSYAKCGDSCRGNDPKGPCEGKEPCKGFHRRVVKGGAWWWPGSISRASRRRSHIPENHPEFHHFGFRCAKDSKYRN